The following are encoded together in the Pseudoalteromonas ruthenica genome:
- a CDS encoding methyl-accepting chemotaxis protein, with protein sequence MKLAQLTIRQKVTLLASFIAIVVAAIIGSISLYSAKQAIAERMLHSELPAKVEAINNHISNEINTLLNASEQLASSAMVARWAQTQGRADDALLIQQLQQVAQQYDLATASWANRNSGEYWNQDGFLRVLTAEQDGWFFAFKDSAQPRSISIYQEAPGDVKMFVNYQQVGGLGLSGLAKSIDDMQQMLERFTIEKSGFVYVVNSQGLVQLHPDAALVAKATLEDIYQQPVSTALLGNEFAITELNLHQSDYFVAASPITNTDLYVIAQVPTDEVFASVNALMWQIVMISIVVAALMCVAGFVLATNITAPIKDIARRFIELGQGQARLDHRFDTLRQPELRELTSGFNEFLSKIDNAIKAVAQQSQQVGHSASELRQQAGAQASSLEEQKQQTISVATAANQMEATVAEIANNAASAASLTAEGQQHNEFNRTQVADALAQINSLAQGVEQMSEELQELVAKTSEISDVVSAITGISEQTNLLALNAAIESARAGEHGRGFAVVADEVRALASRTSSSTAQIQRTIDSLNDSANNMVARMEQARSGALRSVEIMEQSSTLLNDNAKASEQINDITTIIATATEEQSSVMSDVSRQVELISSASDAIAMQSADVKATVTTLHECAEQLDALVASFDKR encoded by the coding sequence ATGAAGCTAGCTCAACTCACAATTCGCCAAAAAGTCACGCTACTGGCCTCGTTTATTGCCATCGTAGTGGCGGCCATTATTGGCTCCATTTCACTGTATAGTGCTAAACAGGCTATTGCCGAGCGCATGCTCCACTCCGAGTTACCCGCTAAAGTAGAAGCCATTAATAACCATATCAGTAACGAGATTAACACCCTGCTCAATGCCAGTGAGCAGCTAGCTAGCAGCGCTATGGTGGCGCGTTGGGCGCAAACCCAAGGACGCGCCGATGACGCCCTGCTAATTCAGCAGTTGCAACAAGTCGCACAACAATATGATTTAGCCACTGCCTCTTGGGCTAACCGCAACAGCGGCGAATATTGGAATCAAGACGGCTTTTTACGCGTCCTCACTGCTGAGCAAGACGGCTGGTTTTTTGCTTTTAAAGACAGTGCACAGCCCCGCTCTATCAGCATTTATCAAGAAGCCCCAGGGGACGTGAAAATGTTCGTCAATTACCAGCAAGTCGGCGGACTTGGACTGTCTGGCCTGGCGAAAAGTATTGATGACATGCAGCAGATGCTCGAGCGCTTCACAATCGAAAAGTCTGGCTTTGTGTATGTAGTTAACAGCCAAGGCTTAGTGCAGCTGCACCCTGACGCAGCACTGGTCGCCAAAGCTACCCTAGAAGATATTTATCAACAACCGGTAAGCACAGCGCTACTGGGCAATGAGTTTGCGATCACTGAACTCAACCTGCACCAAAGTGACTACTTTGTTGCCGCCAGCCCTATCACTAATACCGATTTGTACGTTATTGCCCAAGTCCCTACAGATGAAGTCTTTGCCAGTGTCAATGCGCTAATGTGGCAGATTGTTATGATTTCCATCGTCGTTGCAGCGTTAATGTGTGTGGCTGGGTTTGTTTTAGCAACGAATATTACTGCCCCTATTAAAGACATCGCTCGACGCTTTATTGAGCTTGGGCAAGGGCAAGCACGCTTAGATCATCGTTTTGATACCCTGCGTCAACCCGAGCTGCGCGAGCTCACCAGCGGATTTAATGAGTTTTTATCGAAAATAGACAATGCGATTAAAGCGGTCGCACAGCAAAGCCAACAGGTCGGCCACAGCGCTAGCGAGTTGCGCCAGCAAGCCGGTGCTCAAGCCAGTTCGCTAGAGGAACAAAAGCAGCAAACGATCAGTGTAGCAACGGCTGCAAACCAAATGGAAGCCACGGTTGCAGAGATAGCCAACAACGCCGCTAGTGCAGCCTCGCTCACTGCCGAAGGGCAACAGCATAATGAGTTTAATCGTACCCAAGTAGCCGATGCACTGGCACAAATAAACAGCCTTGCCCAAGGCGTAGAGCAAATGAGCGAAGAGCTGCAAGAGTTGGTCGCCAAAACCTCAGAAATATCCGATGTGGTCAGTGCCATAACGGGAATATCCGAGCAAACTAACTTACTGGCGCTAAACGCAGCGATTGAGTCTGCCCGCGCTGGTGAACACGGCCGAGGCTTTGCCGTTGTCGCTGATGAAGTGCGCGCGTTAGCAAGTAGAACATCTAGCTCCACGGCACAGATTCAACGCACTATCGATAGCCTTAACGACTCTGCCAACAATATGGTGGCGCGTATGGAGCAAGCCCGTTCAGGCGCGCTGCGCAGTGTTGAAATTATGGAGCAAAGCAGCACCCTGCTAAATGATAACGCCAAAGCTAGCGAACAAATTAACGACATTACCACTATTATTGCCACCGCGACGGAAGAGCAAAGCTCGGTAATGAGTGATGTGAGCCGACAAGTTGAACTGATCAGCAGTGCCAGTGACGCTATCGCCATGCAAAGCGCCGATGTGAAAGCCACAGTCACGACCTTGCACGAATGTGCAGAGCAGCTTGATGCGTTAGTGGCAAGCTTTGATAAGCGCTAA
- a CDS encoding tetratricopeptide repeat protein, producing the protein MRCLSLLAFILLLAGCSSTEQSHLPPPPVNLTYHPELQALPVESMDDIFNLNSDMKAQLNQAFASRFGDLSATKRLIMFLLNNGDKSLRYQSGATLTAQQTYNQLNANCLSLSILAFSMAEHLGLEGEFQRVHIPEYWALDKGYNLLTGHINLKLRMPKVRRSDVINLYDNQGAMLVDFAPDISGDNFKTTTISKERVAAMFYNNKGAAALVNNKRNEAFSYFLAATQMDPSYSGGWGNLGILFRVIEDYQRAEQAYDYALLADANNNTAAGNLAILYQLTGRQQQAQEIETALANKRKTNPYYQVALGNEDIVKKQYSQALAHFRKARELDGRMHESYFGLARTYYLMGDIKAARKHLTMAHQRAQFKYDKERYRGKLAALNLVASNR; encoded by the coding sequence ATGCGGTGCTTATCTTTGTTGGCCTTTATATTGTTGTTGGCAGGCTGTAGCAGTACTGAGCAATCACACCTGCCACCGCCGCCGGTGAATTTGACCTACCACCCCGAGCTTCAAGCCTTGCCTGTTGAAAGCATGGACGATATTTTCAACCTCAACAGCGATATGAAAGCACAACTCAATCAAGCCTTCGCTTCGCGTTTTGGTGATTTAAGTGCAACCAAACGCTTAATTATGTTCTTACTCAATAATGGCGATAAGAGTTTGCGTTATCAAAGTGGTGCTACGCTGACTGCTCAGCAGACCTATAACCAGCTCAACGCTAATTGCTTATCCTTGTCTATTTTGGCCTTCAGTATGGCCGAGCACTTAGGCTTAGAAGGTGAATTTCAACGCGTCCATATCCCCGAGTATTGGGCCCTCGACAAAGGCTACAACCTGCTCACCGGCCATATCAACTTAAAATTACGCATGCCAAAAGTGCGCCGTAGCGATGTCATTAACCTTTATGACAACCAAGGCGCTATGCTGGTTGACTTTGCGCCAGATATCTCCGGTGACAACTTCAAAACCACAACCATCAGCAAAGAGCGTGTAGCAGCAATGTTTTATAACAATAAAGGGGCGGCGGCGTTGGTGAATAACAAGCGTAACGAGGCGTTCAGTTATTTCCTAGCGGCTACACAGATGGACCCAAGCTACTCTGGCGGGTGGGGTAATCTCGGTATCTTATTTCGGGTGATCGAGGATTATCAGCGCGCCGAACAAGCGTATGACTATGCCTTATTAGCCGATGCGAACAATAATACAGCAGCGGGTAATTTAGCCATCTTGTATCAACTTACTGGGCGTCAGCAACAGGCTCAAGAAATTGAAACCGCGTTGGCAAATAAACGCAAAACTAACCCTTATTACCAAGTGGCCCTTGGCAATGAAGACATTGTAAAGAAACAATATAGCCAAGCTTTAGCGCATTTCCGCAAGGCCCGTGAGTTAGACGGACGCATGCATGAGAGCTACTTTGGACTGGCGCGTACCTATTACCTTATGGGCGATATTAAAGCCGCACGCAAGCACCTCACAATGGCACATCAGCGCGCGCAGTTTAAGTATGATAAAGAACGCTATCGCGGTAAGCTGGCAGCGCTGAATTTAGTTGCCAGTAATCGATGA
- a CDS encoding M28 family peptidase yields MSKYTWLILMLSLSSGASATNWQDDIAYLSSPALAGRKTGSAPSKLAQQYIVQRLTELGYRTERAGFSFTSGFFANTQGINIFTSECQTRCLVISAHYDHLGRHGQRYYPGANDNASGVAALLYLAQQLQAMREQIIFVAFDGEEQGLHGAKHFVETQPAQRLYTNLNLDMLNLTNARSRLFVYAPHKMCAAAKQSLINSPVKLSVVRSGRSINRRLGKNITDWRRASDHYAFLRRGIAAIFITAAEDKHYHSPEDTFEHINKARYQATLPMLAQFSRALLTRQCQAVAHP; encoded by the coding sequence ATGAGCAAATACACATGGCTTATTTTGATGTTGTCGCTGAGCTCTGGCGCTTCAGCGACAAACTGGCAAGATGATATCGCCTATTTATCTAGCCCGGCATTGGCGGGACGAAAAACAGGCTCAGCGCCGAGTAAGCTCGCTCAACAGTATATTGTTCAGCGTCTCACCGAGCTAGGTTATCGCACTGAACGCGCTGGTTTCTCTTTTACAAGTGGTTTTTTTGCCAACACTCAAGGCATTAACATCTTTACCAGCGAATGCCAAACCCGCTGTTTAGTGATCAGTGCTCATTATGATCATCTCGGCCGCCATGGTCAGCGCTATTATCCAGGAGCCAACGATAATGCCTCAGGAGTCGCTGCCCTGCTGTACTTAGCGCAGCAACTGCAAGCCATGAGAGAGCAAATTATTTTTGTCGCCTTTGATGGCGAAGAGCAAGGCCTGCATGGGGCCAAGCACTTTGTCGAAACTCAGCCTGCGCAGCGCCTGTATACAAACTTAAACCTCGACATGCTGAATCTAACCAACGCTCGCAGCAGATTGTTCGTATACGCGCCACATAAAATGTGTGCAGCGGCAAAGCAAAGCTTAATCAACAGCCCAGTAAAACTCAGTGTAGTGCGCTCGGGAAGAAGCATTAATCGCCGCTTGGGGAAAAACATCACCGATTGGCGCCGCGCCAGTGATCACTATGCCTTTTTGCGCCGAGGGATTGCGGCAATATTTATAACCGCAGCAGAAGATAAGCATTACCACAGCCCTGAAGATACCTTCGAGCATATCAACAAAGCGCGTTATCAAGCTACGCTGCCCATGCTAGCGCAATTTAGTCGCGCTCTACTCACTAGGCAGTGTCAGGCTGTAGCGCATCCATAA
- a CDS encoding GIY-YIG nuclease family protein, giving the protein MLHQTAAKANSFIESESHQWWWLYIVQTRHNHWYTGVSNDVVKRFEAHQQGKGAKNLRGKGPLSLIFATPVGSRSDACKLEWQVKKMRRATKAHFIATTDNYAAAIMDALQPDTA; this is encoded by the coding sequence ATGCTACATCAGACCGCCGCGAAGGCAAATAGTTTTATAGAAAGTGAAAGTCATCAGTGGTGGTGGTTATATATCGTACAGACACGTCATAACCATTGGTACACAGGCGTAAGTAACGACGTTGTAAAGCGCTTTGAGGCTCATCAGCAGGGTAAAGGGGCTAAGAATTTACGTGGCAAAGGACCGTTATCACTCATTTTTGCGACTCCAGTTGGCTCACGCAGTGACGCCTGTAAGCTAGAATGGCAAGTAAAAAAAATGCGTCGCGCAACGAAAGCCCATTTTATCGCCACTACCGATAATTATGCGGCGGCTATTATGGATGCGCTACAGCCTGACACTGCCTAG
- a CDS encoding outer membrane protein assembly factor BamE, producing MQWLKPYSLAVAVVLSCSILSACSSWVYRINIPQGNFLEQSDVDQLRVNMTREQVLFVLGKPVAEDAFDDDTWHYLYVFNLGRKNEQRKQLTLEFEDQKLARVISDDYEQPEQFNTPLEQ from the coding sequence ATGCAGTGGTTAAAACCGTATTCGCTGGCCGTAGCCGTAGTTTTGTCATGCAGTATTCTAAGCGCATGCTCTAGTTGGGTCTACCGCATTAACATTCCCCAAGGGAACTTTTTAGAGCAATCTGACGTGGATCAGCTTCGCGTTAATATGACCCGCGAGCAAGTGTTGTTCGTGTTGGGTAAACCAGTTGCCGAAGATGCGTTCGACGACGACACTTGGCACTATCTATATGTATTTAACTTGGGCCGTAAAAACGAACAACGCAAGCAGCTTACGCTTGAGTTTGAAGACCAAAAACTCGCCCGAGTTATCTCTGACGACTACGAGCAACCAGAACAATTTAACACTCCTTTGGAGCAATAA
- a CDS encoding YdcF family protein: protein MVKSKNSAQSADGGLSYAVVVVLGAPNDRFGQLSDIARARGEYAAKLYHRLNSQGQTHVLCTGGFGEHFNQSPWAHSALQQQHLITQGVEPKALLAPTMSRFTFEDALLSQPVLASHARARLHIVTSGFHLARVASIFDALYSQYRRTYHGCKTPVSASQYQALLVHERKVMARELRNIAAWRAGN, encoded by the coding sequence GTGGTAAAGTCAAAGAATAGCGCGCAAAGCGCTGATGGCGGGCTTTCTTACGCCGTGGTGGTTGTGCTCGGAGCACCGAATGACCGCTTCGGGCAACTGAGTGACATCGCTCGAGCCCGGGGAGAGTATGCGGCTAAGCTCTATCATCGTTTAAATAGCCAAGGTCAGACGCATGTGCTGTGCACGGGTGGCTTTGGGGAGCACTTTAATCAATCACCCTGGGCTCATAGTGCGCTTCAACAGCAGCACTTAATAACCCAAGGCGTCGAGCCCAAAGCACTGCTTGCGCCAACGATGAGCCGCTTTACCTTTGAGGATGCATTGCTTAGTCAGCCAGTGTTGGCAAGCCATGCAAGGGCTCGCTTACACATCGTTACTTCTGGTTTTCATTTAGCACGAGTGGCGAGCATTTTTGACGCTTTATATAGCCAGTACAGACGAACTTACCATGGTTGCAAAACGCCTGTGAGTGCGAGCCAATATCAGGCATTGCTGGTTCATGAACGAAAGGTTATGGCTCGGGAGCTGCGTAACATTGCCGCTTGGCGAGCAGGGAATTAA
- a CDS encoding RnfH family protein, translating into MIEVEVVFALPDKATTLRVEIPKGSTAEEAVLKSGIVDKCPEIDMANLTLGVWNRTCKLDTELKQGDRVEIYRPLIADPKEARRRRAEKAKEEGRANKVTGGKVKE; encoded by the coding sequence ATGATTGAAGTCGAAGTCGTGTTTGCACTGCCGGACAAAGCCACCACCCTACGGGTGGAGATCCCTAAGGGCAGTACCGCAGAAGAAGCCGTTTTGAAGTCGGGCATCGTTGACAAGTGCCCTGAGATTGACATGGCGAACTTAACCTTAGGGGTGTGGAACCGCACCTGCAAGCTTGATACTGAGCTCAAACAAGGTGACCGGGTAGAAATCTATCGCCCACTTATTGCTGACCCCAAAGAGGCTCGCCGTCGTCGTGCGGAAAAAGCCAAAGAAGAGGGGCGCGCCAATAAAGTGACCGGTGGTAAAGTCAAAGAATAG
- a CDS encoding type II toxin-antitoxin system RatA family toxin produces MPQIEKSALVMYSSQEMFDLVNDVDAYPQFLPHCSDSKVFAQGDNTMRAGLEISKAGLKKWFTTENKLDEQAYTIALQLVDGPFKHLHGHWHFKPLDEHACKVSLKLEFEFASKLVEMAFGRIFNDVAKNMVKAFTQRAKVVYGERA; encoded by the coding sequence ATGCCCCAGATAGAAAAGTCAGCGCTGGTCATGTACAGCAGCCAAGAAATGTTCGACTTAGTGAATGATGTCGACGCGTACCCGCAGTTTTTGCCCCATTGTAGCGACTCGAAAGTCTTTGCTCAGGGAGACAATACCATGCGTGCCGGTCTGGAGATTTCCAAGGCTGGTTTAAAAAAGTGGTTTACCACAGAAAACAAGCTCGATGAGCAAGCATATACCATTGCCTTACAGCTGGTGGATGGCCCTTTTAAGCACTTACATGGTCATTGGCATTTTAAGCCTCTTGATGAGCATGCTTGTAAGGTCAGCCTGAAATTGGAGTTTGAGTTCGCGAGCAAGCTAGTGGAAATGGCTTTTGGCCGTATTTTCAATGATGTAGCTAAAAATATGGTAAAAGCGTTTACCCAACGAGCCAAGGTCGTTTATGGGGAGCGGGCATGA
- the smpB gene encoding SsrA-binding protein SmpB gives MAKKKTAKSTSNTIALNKKARHEYFLHDKFEAGVELQGWEVKSIRAGKVNISETYIHIKNGEAFLLGSQIQPLNSASTHTVCDPMRYRKLLLNKREIDRLIGATEREGYSLVATAMYWKKCWVKLEFHLAKGKKMHDKRADTKDKDWAREKERTMKHKVR, from the coding sequence ATGGCAAAGAAAAAAACCGCAAAATCGACCTCAAATACCATCGCGCTAAATAAAAAAGCGCGCCATGAGTATTTTTTACACGATAAATTCGAAGCTGGCGTTGAACTACAAGGCTGGGAAGTAAAGAGTATCCGTGCCGGTAAGGTCAATATCTCGGAAACGTATATTCATATTAAAAACGGTGAAGCGTTTTTATTGGGGAGTCAGATTCAGCCCCTTAATAGTGCTTCGACACACACAGTGTGTGATCCGATGCGCTATCGCAAGCTGCTATTGAATAAGCGTGAAATTGACCGTCTTATTGGCGCAACCGAACGCGAAGGGTACTCGCTTGTTGCCACCGCTATGTATTGGAAAAAATGCTGGGTGAAACTGGAGTTCCACCTCGCCAAAGGTAAGAAAATGCACGATAAACGTGCTGATACCAAAGATAAAGATTGGGCTCGAGAAAAAGAGCGCACAATGAAACATAAAGTCAGATAA
- a CDS encoding TonB-dependent receptor — protein MRKFTPCTVRTALSLALGSAALSLPSVASADETGGEGVERIEVTGSRIKRTDMEGPSPVQSIGKEDIANMGYDNLQQLLERMPVAGNGTFSTRGNNQDSTANGGAAVSLRGLGPDATLVLINGRRVAISAFAESITNSFVDINSIPVSAIERIDILKDGASAIYGSDAVAGVVNVILKKDIEGIEINLGYGETTGPDYDETTASLVWGTTSDKGSASVILDYFKNTGLESAEMGKLGTANQAPYGGMDFRSSRGFPGYFYVNGEKTIDPNCPPESATASGSCLFDYGPYGFITPPAERVGAIAQFDYNFDNDITAFLEIAAQHNTSEAGGAPTPLDEDAGLTVPGSHPNNPFGQDIEIGRYRTVDAGPRRWDIESDTLRFVAGLRGVINDWDWEVAAQKGRSKSEQTGDRSMGWVRVDFLQQEIDAGNYNPFGGVQNDPAVIDRITTSLVRRGESHMTSFDASISGEAFEFNDAMVMMAAGLEYREEDVSDVPDDQFQRGLIFGTESVSAAAERDQWAAYVEFSIPLRDDLELQLAGRHDDYSDFGSTTNPKVALKWAPSDEFSLRGSWAQGFRAPSLAQIGLGPSEESQFFVDTYRCQATGQDCDLLDYNIEFAGNPDLEAEESESWNVGAIWAPTTDLGISVDVWSIEQDNKIDEQDFGMIYNTHCNDQNSTVCVRLPPANGEALGVIQTVNSTFENVSSQEASGVDLSTNYSMDLADMGLLKFNLEWSYMHEFNKDDREYIGEYEYPKHRGLFSTNWEFNDFNVNMNISYIGSFEDTPDIDFDGNLDFDTETSRDVASQTLVDIQGAYHINDAVRVSVGVNNLFDDEPPFAIGDGDSDLYGYVSSIHNPRGRYVYTNLTWRFN, from the coding sequence ATGAGAAAGTTTACTCCGTGCACTGTGCGCACTGCCCTAAGCCTCGCTTTAGGCTCTGCTGCGTTATCCCTCCCCTCTGTTGCCAGCGCTGACGAAACCGGTGGTGAAGGCGTAGAACGAATAGAAGTCACTGGCTCGCGTATTAAGCGCACCGATATGGAAGGGCCGTCGCCAGTACAAAGCATTGGTAAAGAAGACATTGCCAATATGGGCTACGACAACTTGCAACAATTGCTAGAACGTATGCCTGTAGCCGGTAATGGCACCTTCTCTACTCGCGGCAACAACCAAGACTCAACCGCAAACGGCGGCGCCGCTGTTAGCTTACGGGGGCTGGGACCGGATGCCACTTTGGTGCTTATTAATGGCCGCCGAGTCGCCATCAGCGCCTTCGCCGAGAGCATCACCAATTCTTTTGTCGATATCAACTCGATTCCAGTATCAGCCATTGAACGTATCGATATCCTTAAGGACGGCGCATCGGCCATTTATGGCTCAGACGCTGTTGCTGGGGTAGTGAACGTAATTTTGAAAAAAGACATTGAAGGGATTGAAATCAACCTTGGCTACGGAGAAACGACCGGCCCCGATTATGATGAAACCACTGCAAGTTTAGTATGGGGCACAACCAGTGATAAAGGCAGTGCGTCGGTGATTCTGGACTACTTTAAGAATACCGGTTTAGAGTCTGCAGAAATGGGTAAACTGGGTACCGCAAACCAAGCGCCTTATGGTGGCATGGATTTTCGTTCATCACGTGGGTTCCCGGGCTACTTTTACGTCAATGGTGAAAAGACTATCGACCCGAACTGTCCACCCGAGAGTGCCACCGCCAGTGGCAGCTGTTTGTTTGACTATGGTCCGTACGGTTTTATCACGCCTCCTGCAGAGCGCGTAGGCGCCATTGCTCAGTTTGATTACAACTTCGATAACGATATCACTGCGTTTTTGGAAATTGCAGCGCAGCACAACACCTCTGAAGCCGGTGGTGCACCAACACCACTTGATGAAGACGCAGGCCTTACCGTTCCGGGCTCCCACCCTAACAACCCGTTCGGACAAGACATTGAAATTGGTCGTTATCGTACTGTTGATGCGGGTCCTCGCCGTTGGGATATCGAGTCTGATACACTGCGCTTCGTAGCTGGCTTGCGCGGTGTGATCAACGACTGGGACTGGGAAGTGGCCGCGCAAAAAGGCCGCTCAAAGTCAGAGCAAACGGGCGATCGCTCTATGGGTTGGGTCCGTGTTGATTTCCTACAGCAGGAGATTGATGCCGGTAACTATAACCCCTTCGGCGGTGTCCAAAACGATCCGGCGGTGATTGACCGCATTACCACCAGCTTAGTGCGCCGTGGTGAGTCGCATATGACTTCTTTTGATGCCAGTATCAGTGGTGAAGCGTTCGAATTTAACGATGCCATGGTGATGATGGCTGCAGGTCTTGAATACCGTGAAGAAGATGTCAGCGATGTGCCTGACGATCAATTCCAGCGCGGCCTTATCTTTGGTACTGAGTCCGTCTCTGCCGCCGCAGAGCGTGACCAGTGGGCGGCTTATGTGGAGTTCTCCATTCCTCTGCGCGATGACTTAGAGTTGCAATTAGCCGGTCGTCACGATGACTACAGTGATTTTGGCTCTACCACTAACCCTAAGGTTGCCTTGAAATGGGCGCCTAGTGATGAGTTTTCCCTGCGTGGTTCATGGGCACAAGGCTTCCGCGCGCCGTCTTTGGCGCAGATCGGTCTAGGCCCATCAGAAGAAAGCCAATTCTTCGTCGATACCTATCGCTGTCAAGCCACCGGACAAGATTGCGATCTACTTGATTACAATATCGAGTTTGCTGGTAACCCAGACTTAGAAGCTGAAGAGTCTGAGTCTTGGAACGTTGGTGCTATTTGGGCACCCACCACCGATTTAGGTATCTCTGTTGATGTCTGGAGCATTGAACAAGATAACAAAATCGACGAGCAAGACTTCGGTATGATTTACAACACGCACTGTAACGATCAAAACAGCACCGTGTGTGTACGCTTGCCACCGGCCAATGGCGAGGCGCTAGGCGTTATTCAAACCGTCAATAGCACCTTTGAGAACGTCTCATCACAAGAAGCATCAGGGGTTGATTTATCAACCAACTACAGCATGGACCTTGCCGACATGGGGCTATTGAAGTTTAATCTTGAATGGTCTTACATGCATGAGTTCAACAAAGATGACCGCGAGTATATTGGCGAGTACGAGTATCCTAAACACCGTGGCTTGTTTAGCACGAACTGGGAGTTCAACGACTTCAACGTCAATATGAATATCAGCTATATCGGTTCATTCGAGGACACACCGGATATCGACTTCGATGGTAACCTGGATTTCGACACCGAGACTTCTCGTGATGTTGCCTCGCAAACCCTCGTTGATATTCAAGGTGCTTATCACATCAATGATGCAGTACGCGTATCTGTGGGTGTGAATAACCTCTTTGACGACGAGCCGCCATTTGCCATTGGCGATGGTGATTCTGACCTTTACGGTTATGTATCGTCTATCCATAACCCCCGTGGACGCTACGTATACACCAACTTAACGTGGCGTTTTAACTAA
- a CDS encoding AbgT family transporter, with product MNNNNGDQQGAAPTGAIARFLNTIEHVGNKLPDPAMIFLFSMLLIWVLSWVFSGVTFDVIDPRTNAPIVVNNLLTGDALAGFLASMVKTFTGFAPLGVVLVAMLGVGVAEHSGYINTGIKLMLKRTPQALLTPMIILVGIVSHTATDAGYVLVIPLAGVIFYAMGRHPLAGIAAAFAGVSGGFSANFIPSGIDPLLQSFTQSAAQIINPTMEINPLNNYYFTSMSSIFIVLVGWYITDKIIEPRLKNSPVDGNTDELPAFETATSKEKKAFFIATAVMLAGLALLAYVASLGDSPLRAENGKLADFSAPIMQSIVPLIFLLFWIPGAVYGFVAGTFQSSKDMVMAMTKAMEGMAYYVVMAFFCALFIAAFAQSNLGALLAIEGAAVLKALSLPSGVTIVGIIFLTGFVNLFVGSSSAKWALLGPIFVPMLMQLNISPDLTQAAYRVGDSSSNIITPLMPYFPLVVVYCQKYVKNTGIGTLIAMMLPYSIAFLIGWSIFLLAYWGLDIPLGIQSSYTYG from the coding sequence ATGAATAATAATAACGGTGACCAGCAAGGAGCTGCACCAACTGGCGCTATCGCGCGCTTTTTAAATACTATTGAGCATGTGGGGAACAAGTTGCCCGATCCGGCAATGATTTTCTTGTTCTCTATGTTACTGATTTGGGTGCTTTCTTGGGTATTCTCAGGCGTTACCTTTGATGTCATTGACCCGCGCACTAATGCGCCTATTGTGGTTAATAACCTACTCACCGGCGATGCTTTGGCTGGCTTTCTCGCCTCGATGGTGAAGACCTTCACCGGCTTTGCGCCATTAGGTGTGGTGCTGGTGGCGATGCTCGGTGTTGGCGTTGCTGAGCACAGTGGCTATATCAATACCGGCATTAAGCTGATGCTTAAACGCACTCCGCAAGCCTTACTTACACCAATGATTATTTTGGTCGGTATTGTATCGCATACCGCGACAGACGCGGGCTACGTATTAGTGATCCCACTTGCCGGGGTTATTTTCTACGCCATGGGGCGTCACCCATTGGCGGGTATCGCAGCGGCATTTGCCGGTGTGAGCGGTGGCTTTAGTGCTAACTTTATTCCCTCAGGTATCGACCCGCTATTACAAAGCTTTACCCAAAGTGCGGCGCAGATCATTAACCCAACAATGGAAATCAACCCGCTTAACAATTACTACTTTACCTCAATGTCGAGTATCTTCATTGTCTTGGTGGGGTGGTACATCACCGACAAGATTATCGAGCCACGGTTAAAGAACTCTCCGGTTGATGGTAACACCGATGAATTGCCGGCTTTTGAAACGGCGACCTCGAAAGAAAAGAAAGCCTTCTTTATTGCCACTGCCGTGATGCTAGCAGGCTTGGCGCTGTTAGCGTATGTAGCTAGTTTAGGTGACTCACCACTGCGCGCCGAAAATGGCAAGCTGGCTGATTTTAGCGCACCAATCATGCAATCCATCGTACCGCTTATTTTCTTATTGTTCTGGATCCCAGGGGCGGTGTATGGCTTTGTTGCCGGTACTTTCCAATCCTCAAAAGACATGGTGATGGCGATGACCAAAGCCATGGAAGGGATGGCTTATTATGTGGTGATGGCGTTCTTCTGTGCACTATTTATTGCCGCATTCGCACAGTCTAATCTGGGTGCATTACTGGCGATTGAGGGCGCAGCAGTGTTGAAAGCCTTGTCCTTGCCAAGTGGCGTGACTATTGTCGGTATTATCTTTTTAACTGGCTTTGTAAACTTGTTTGTCGGCTCAAGCTCGGCGAAATGGGCACTACTTGGGCCTATCTTTGTACCAATGTTAATGCAGCTTAATATCTCTCCTGATTTAACTCAGGCTGCTTATCGTGTTGGTGATTCAAGCTCAAACATTATTACGCCATTGATGCCTTACTTCCCGCTGGTGGTGGTGTATTGCCAAAAGTATGTGAAAAATACCGGTATAGGTACGCTGATAGCGATGATGTTGCCTTACTCTATCGCCTTTTTGATTGGCTGGAGCATCTTCTTGCTAGCCTATTGGGGCTTAGATATTCCATTGGGTATTCAATCTTCGTATACCTATGGTTAA